In one Sporomusa sphaeroides DSM 2875 genomic region, the following are encoded:
- the glp gene encoding gephyrin-like molybdotransferase Glp has protein sequence MEFFDCISLAKAQTLINNVLPECTTAVEETELIEALGRIVAEDIAAADHLPPFNRSTVDGYAVLSRDTFSAGEGAPVMLDIIGEVFMGQSADYTIVSGQAVIVPTGGMLPAGADGVVMLEHAEQSDQETLLVAKPIAPGENMVAKGEDIKPGTVFVAAGTRLTAAEIGALAACGIARVKVRRRLTVGIISTGDEVVDVIAVPENGQVRDINSYTLAAMLTAADCQVTRYGITKDNYADLLAAIGKAAGENQLVLVSGGSSVGARDHTVQVIEELGRNKVIFHGLAVRPGKPTIFGLIDHVPVFGLPGHPVAAMTICQMVVMPLVSRLQGSGSCKAGWRIPARLTRNCASAPGRDDFLRVKLIWQAGEYRAEPVLGKSGLISVMTQADGVVHVPADSSGLYAGDVVLVEVMREA, from the coding sequence ATGGAATTTTTTGATTGCATTTCTTTAGCTAAGGCACAAACGCTGATTAACAATGTATTGCCGGAATGTACAACGGCTGTTGAGGAAACTGAGCTTATCGAGGCATTGGGACGGATTGTTGCCGAAGATATTGCCGCCGCTGATCATTTGCCGCCATTTAACCGCTCCACGGTTGACGGTTATGCGGTACTTAGCCGCGATACTTTCAGTGCCGGTGAAGGAGCGCCGGTAATGCTGGACATTATTGGCGAAGTATTTATGGGCCAGTCTGCCGATTATACCATTGTCTCAGGCCAGGCGGTAATTGTTCCGACCGGCGGTATGTTGCCTGCCGGTGCAGATGGTGTGGTTATGCTTGAGCATGCCGAGCAGTCAGATCAAGAAACCTTACTGGTAGCCAAGCCGATTGCACCGGGGGAAAATATGGTGGCCAAAGGGGAAGATATAAAACCCGGTACGGTTTTTGTCGCTGCCGGCACCAGGCTGACTGCTGCTGAAATTGGCGCGCTGGCAGCCTGTGGCATTGCCAGGGTAAAGGTGCGCCGGCGATTAACGGTAGGAATTATTTCAACAGGCGATGAAGTTGTCGATGTTATTGCCGTACCTGAAAATGGGCAGGTACGCGATATTAATTCATATACGCTGGCGGCGATGCTGACAGCAGCCGATTGCCAGGTTACGCGTTATGGAATTACCAAAGACAACTATGCGGATCTGTTGGCAGCAATCGGCAAAGCAGCCGGCGAAAACCAGTTGGTACTGGTTTCCGGCGGCAGTTCGGTCGGGGCTAGAGACCATACGGTGCAGGTCATTGAGGAACTTGGCCGGAACAAGGTCATATTTCACGGGCTGGCGGTTAGACCGGGCAAGCCGACCATCTTCGGTTTAATTGACCATGTGCCGGTATTTGGACTGCCGGGACATCCGGTGGCAGCAATGACTATATGCCAAATGGTAGTTATGCCGTTGGTCAGCAGACTACAGGGCTCTGGGTCATGTAAAGCAGGCTGGAGGATTCCGGCAAGACTGACCCGTAACTGTGCATCCGCTCCCGGGCGCGACGACTTTTTGCGGGTAAAGCTGATTTGGCAAGCTGGAGAATACCGGGCTGAACCTGTGTTGGGGAAATCCGGACTTATCAGTGTTATGACTCAGGCAGACGGGGTTGTGCATGTGCCTGCTGACAGCAGCGGGCTTTACGCCGGCGATGTGGTCCTTGTCGAAGTCATGAGGGAGGCATAG
- a CDS encoding molybdopterin biosynthesis protein — translation MRTGKAYLECLPREKSWELWQNTLMSAGYFTDLPTETLPVEQALGRVTAGCTYAKQSVPHYNGSAMDGIAVRAQDTFGATETTPMRLKLLKSHEPFVPGGCYIIDTGDLMPAETNSVIMIEDVHIENASAEIIAAAAPWQHVRIIGEDIVANEMVLPEHQVIRPADIAALLSAGLETVEVVAKPKVTVIPTGTELVARSHDLKPGAILDVNSHMLCAAVTQWGGDAIRHEIVPDNYEQIKQAVIASLATSDMVITNAGTSAGTEDFTSRIFAELGEVLVHGVAIKPGKPVILAFCQGKPVIGLPGYPVSAMLTAELFVKDVLYERQRLPIPAAQQVPAVLARQLSSHVGVEEFVRVSVGTIQGKTVAAPLSRGAGIISSLIKAQGVLVVSERSTGLPAGAMVQINMLNRQQSETVLAVGSHDLALDILGVFLNRRSGKLLSAANVGSMGGIMAVRNNEAHIAGIHMLDDKTGEYNIPFVNKYLTKGNWQLVRLARREQGLMVLPGNPKNIKTLEELGREDITYVNRQRGSGTRMLLDHLVPRTGLRVEHITGYEKEVSTHMAVAATITAGAADTGLGIRAAATALGLEFIPISHECYDILLNFPPGDITAETIITILQTPAFRQEVERLGGYDLAEAGTVLLKM, via the coding sequence ATGCGCACAGGAAAAGCATATTTAGAGTGTCTGCCCAGAGAAAAAAGCTGGGAATTATGGCAGAATACGCTGATGTCGGCCGGTTATTTTACTGATTTGCCGACCGAGACACTGCCGGTTGAACAAGCCTTGGGGCGCGTTACTGCCGGGTGTACCTATGCCAAACAATCGGTGCCGCATTATAATGGCTCTGCCATGGATGGTATTGCTGTCAGGGCGCAGGATACGTTTGGCGCAACAGAAACTACCCCGATGCGCCTGAAGTTACTGAAAAGTCATGAACCTTTTGTACCGGGAGGATGCTATATAATTGATACCGGTGATTTGATGCCGGCAGAGACTAATTCAGTCATTATGATTGAAGATGTACATATAGAAAATGCGTCTGCCGAAATTATTGCTGCTGCGGCACCATGGCAGCATGTCCGCATCATCGGTGAAGATATTGTCGCCAATGAGATGGTATTGCCGGAGCACCAGGTAATCAGGCCGGCTGATATTGCCGCCCTGTTGTCTGCCGGACTGGAAACCGTTGAAGTGGTGGCAAAGCCAAAAGTTACCGTTATTCCTACAGGTACTGAGCTTGTAGCACGTTCACACGACTTAAAACCTGGCGCAATCCTGGATGTTAATTCCCATATGTTGTGTGCGGCAGTTACTCAGTGGGGCGGGGACGCTATACGTCATGAAATTGTGCCAGATAATTATGAGCAAATCAAGCAAGCGGTTATTGCCAGTCTGGCAACCAGTGATATGGTTATTACCAATGCCGGCACTTCAGCGGGAACTGAGGATTTCACTTCCCGCATTTTCGCTGAACTTGGTGAAGTGCTGGTTCATGGGGTAGCCATCAAACCTGGCAAGCCGGTGATCCTGGCTTTCTGCCAGGGAAAGCCGGTAATTGGTCTGCCAGGGTATCCGGTATCGGCCATGCTGACTGCCGAATTGTTTGTGAAAGATGTGCTCTATGAGCGGCAGCGTCTGCCGATCCCGGCGGCGCAGCAGGTTCCGGCGGTACTGGCACGACAACTGTCCTCGCATGTTGGCGTTGAGGAGTTTGTACGGGTATCTGTAGGGACAATTCAAGGGAAAACGGTGGCTGCGCCGCTAAGCCGCGGTGCAGGAATCATTTCTTCACTCATCAAAGCGCAAGGTGTTCTGGTGGTGAGTGAACGCAGTACCGGGCTTCCGGCCGGCGCTATGGTACAGATAAACATGCTTAACCGGCAGCAGTCGGAAACAGTACTGGCTGTCGGCAGTCATGATCTGGCACTGGATATTTTAGGCGTATTTTTAAACCGCCGGAGCGGCAAACTGCTGTCGGCCGCTAACGTGGGCAGTATGGGCGGCATAATGGCCGTAAGGAACAATGAAGCTCATATTGCCGGTATTCACATGCTTGACGATAAGACCGGCGAGTATAATATTCCTTTTGTTAATAAGTATTTGACAAAAGGAAACTGGCAGCTAGTACGGCTGGCGCGCCGCGAGCAGGGATTGATGGTGCTGCCGGGCAATCCCAAAAATATTAAGACCCTGGAGGAGCTGGGGAGAGAAGATATCACCTATGTAAATAGACAGCGCGGTTCAGGCACCAGAATGCTCTTAGATCATTTAGTGCCTCGAACAGGATTACGGGTGGAGCATATTACAGGCTACGAAAAAGAGGTCAGCACCCACATGGCGGTAGCGGCAACCATTACGGCCGGTGCCGCCGATACCGGCCTGGGTATCCGGGCGGCGGCGACGGCTTTGGGTTTAGAATTTATTCCGATATCCCACGAATGCTACGATATCTTATTGAACTTCCCGCCTGGCGATATTACGGCCGAAACAATTATTACCATTTTACAGACACCTGCTTTCCGGCAGGAAGTGGAACGCCTGGGCGGTTATGATCTGGCAGAAGCCGGTACGGTGCTGCTAAAGATGTGA
- a CDS encoding substrate-binding domain-containing protein — translation MQRKVLNLIGVMMIILMTFALTACQKAPDQQAQSPAKPAKPEVILATTTSTQDSGLLDVIIPAFEKKTGYVIKTISVGTGQALAMGQKGEADVLLVHAPDAEKKVVDSGAAINRRLVMHNDFIIVGPGEDPAAIKGKSVIDTLKAISTGKAPFVSRGDDSGTHKLELNLWKAAAIKPQGNAWYQEAGAGMGQTLKIADEKKGYTIADRATYLSQAKNITAQILVEGDAKLLNIYHVMEVNPEKFDKVNKEGAKAFADFLLSNEGQSIISTFGKDKYGQALFTADGGKTEKDFGI, via the coding sequence ATGCAAAGAAAAGTACTAAATTTGATTGGCGTCATGATGATCATTCTCATGACTTTCGCCTTGACAGCCTGTCAGAAAGCTCCGGATCAGCAGGCACAAAGTCCGGCAAAACCGGCCAAACCGGAAGTTATTCTGGCTACTACTACCAGTACCCAGGATAGTGGCTTGCTGGATGTAATCATTCCGGCTTTTGAGAAGAAAACAGGCTATGTAATTAAAACCATTTCTGTTGGTACAGGCCAAGCCCTGGCAATGGGACAAAAAGGCGAAGCTGACGTATTATTAGTACATGCTCCGGATGCTGAGAAAAAAGTAGTGGATAGTGGTGCGGCTATTAATCGCCGCCTGGTAATGCATAACGACTTCATTATTGTTGGTCCTGGAGAAGATCCGGCGGCCATTAAAGGCAAATCAGTTATCGATACGTTAAAAGCCATTAGCACAGGTAAGGCACCCTTTGTATCACGGGGTGATGATTCCGGTACCCATAAGCTTGAACTGAATTTATGGAAAGCCGCTGCCATTAAGCCGCAAGGTAATGCCTGGTATCAGGAAGCGGGTGCCGGTATGGGGCAAACTCTTAAAATTGCCGATGAGAAAAAAGGCTACACCATTGCCGACCGGGCTACCTATTTATCCCAAGCAAAAAACATTACCGCCCAAATTCTGGTTGAGGGCGACGCAAAATTGCTCAACATTTATCATGTAATGGAAGTTAACCCTGAAAAATTCGATAAAGTAAACAAAGAAGGTGCTAAAGCCTTTGCTGACTTCTTGTTGTCAAATGAGGGCCAGAGCATCATCAGTACTTTTGGGAAAGACAAATATGGACAGGCTTTATTTACTGCTGACGGCGGTAAAACCGAAAAAGATTTTGGAATATAG
- a CDS encoding ABC transporter permease, translating into MDNIWQDPEILAVALLTIKVSGIATIISIILGIPLGLWLALNEFPGKKIIVSVVNFGMGLPPVVVGLVVSLMLWRYGPLGMLGIMYTSWAMIIAQAVIASPIVAGLSFAAIGSLNPKLRLQLLSLGASKWQANILLIRQAKLGLLAAVMAGFGGVVSEVGASMMVGGNIKGQTRVLTTATVMEVGKGNYDTALALSFILLVVAYGIVAALTYLQNRTAR; encoded by the coding sequence ATGGATAATATCTGGCAAGACCCAGAGATTCTGGCGGTTGCCCTGCTGACGATCAAAGTGTCAGGGATAGCTACCATAATAAGCATTATCCTGGGAATACCGCTGGGGTTATGGCTGGCACTTAACGAGTTTCCCGGGAAAAAAATTATTGTCAGCGTGGTCAATTTTGGCATGGGGCTGCCGCCGGTTGTCGTGGGATTGGTGGTTAGTTTAATGCTCTGGCGGTATGGACCGCTGGGGATGCTGGGAATTATGTATACGTCTTGGGCGATGATTATCGCCCAAGCTGTTATTGCCAGTCCGATTGTTGCCGGATTATCGTTTGCCGCTATTGGCAGTCTGAACCCGAAATTACGCTTGCAGCTCTTATCACTTGGGGCTTCCAAATGGCAGGCTAATATACTCTTGATCCGTCAGGCGAAACTGGGGTTACTGGCTGCTGTTATGGCCGGGTTTGGCGGCGTAGTATCGGAAGTGGGAGCTTCCATGATGGTAGGAGGTAACATCAAGGGCCAGACCAGGGTGCTGACTACCGCTACGGTCATGGAAGTGGGTAAAGGTAATTATGACACCGCTTTGGCGCTTAGTTTTATTTTGTTGGTTGTGGCATACGGTATTGTTGCCGCTTTAACTTATTTGCAAAACCGGACTGCAAGATAG
- a CDS encoding ABC transporter ATP-binding protein, with the protein MEETIIELDKIKVYRNRQPVLDIENLVIGAGELVAVSGANGAGKSTLLQVINLLLPYQQGMLTLFGRDAAKSGPETARRYSSMMFQETLLVNGTVYDNVALPLKFRGYSPAQIEEQVREALTTFHCQHLAKRQANQLSGGEAQRVGLARALVFQPQLLLLDEPFAALDTASRTAILTDLKQVATLHKLTVLLVSHNFNDVLYFADRVVVLEGGRIIQDACPEVVLRRPATATVANLVDMDNILPCQVEHCGRELVVRLPGGVEFRHNTPAPPRATACCLPGDALYILNESSLLRRQPLITAKGKVVGIIPGVGAYKIRIETGCLSLLVRVPREQTIGLTLGSNVEVAFNPEEVQLV; encoded by the coding sequence ATGGAAGAAACCATTATCGAATTAGACAAAATTAAGGTATACCGTAACCGGCAGCCGGTGCTGGATATTGAAAATCTGGTTATCGGCGCAGGGGAACTGGTGGCAGTGTCTGGTGCCAATGGTGCCGGGAAGAGTACGCTGCTGCAGGTAATCAACCTGCTGCTGCCCTATCAGCAGGGAATGCTTACCCTGTTTGGCCGGGATGCTGCTAAAAGCGGTCCGGAAACTGCCCGCCGCTATAGCTCGATGATGTTTCAGGAGACGCTGCTGGTTAATGGCACGGTATATGATAACGTGGCCTTGCCTTTAAAATTCCGCGGCTATTCTCCAGCACAGATAGAAGAGCAGGTACGGGAAGCGCTTACTACCTTCCACTGTCAGCACTTGGCCAAACGTCAGGCCAACCAGCTTTCAGGCGGTGAAGCGCAACGGGTTGGCCTAGCGCGGGCGTTGGTTTTTCAGCCGCAGTTACTACTGTTGGATGAACCGTTCGCCGCGTTGGATACGGCTTCACGGACAGCCATTCTGACGGATTTAAAGCAGGTAGCAACATTACATAAATTAACGGTATTACTGGTTAGTCATAATTTTAATGATGTGCTCTATTTTGCCGACAGAGTGGTGGTGTTAGAAGGCGGCCGGATTATTCAAGATGCTTGCCCGGAAGTTGTGCTTCGCCGCCCGGCTACTGCAACTGTCGCTAACCTTGTCGATATGGATAATATATTGCCGTGTCAAGTGGAGCATTGCGGACGGGAACTGGTGGTGCGTTTGCCTGGTGGTGTTGAGTTTAGGCATAATACCCCGGCCCCGCCCCGGGCAACGGCCTGTTGCCTGCCGGGGGATGCCCTGTACATCCTCAATGAGAGCTCGCTGCTGCGCCGTCAGCCGCTCATAACGGCTAAAGGCAAGGTGGTCGGAATTATTCCAGGTGTTGGAGCTTATAAAATCAGGATTGAAACCGGTTGTTTGTCACTGCTGGTACGGGTACCCCGGGAGCAGACCATTGGTCTGACACTGGGCAGCAACGTAGAGGTGGCTTTTAATCCAGAGGAAGTTCAACTGGTATAA
- a CDS encoding acetyl-CoA hydrolase/transferase family protein: MIDIKERVRNKSLYAKIVSAEEAANSIKPGMNIGASGFTPAGYPKAVPLALAARMKQEHFQVNLWTGASVGKELDGALAEAKGIAKRLPYQTNDTIRKAINSGAIQYTDLHLSHVAQMSRYGFFGGKVDVAIVEACAITEEGHIVPTTSLGNAASFVQSADFVIVEINTSQPLELEGMHDVYVPLDPPNRQPIPLVKASDRIGTPYIPCGPDKIAYIVPCDIKDDVRPLAAIDDDARAMTGHLIDFLHHEIKAGRMPVNLLPLQSGVGSVANAVIAGLADSDFENLTVYTEVVQDGMFDLIDAGKLIIASGTSLTPSPDGLKRLYDNIAEYRKKIILRPQEIANNPEIARRLGVIAMNTAIEFDIYGHVNSTHIMGTKMMNGIGGSGDFARNAYLTCFFSNSIAKQGSISSVVPMCSHFDHTEHDVDVFITERGIADIRGLSPKERARVIIDNCAHPDYQPMLREYLERAEKATGYAHTPHLLHEALSWHTRFLETGSMK; the protein is encoded by the coding sequence ATGATTGACATTAAAGAGCGGGTTAGAAACAAATCTTTATATGCAAAAATTGTTAGTGCCGAAGAGGCGGCTAACAGCATTAAACCAGGAATGAATATTGGTGCCAGCGGGTTTACGCCTGCAGGTTATCCCAAAGCGGTACCCCTGGCATTGGCAGCGAGAATGAAACAAGAGCATTTTCAAGTGAATTTATGGACCGGTGCTTCGGTTGGTAAAGAGCTTGACGGGGCTTTGGCGGAAGCGAAAGGGATTGCCAAACGTCTTCCTTACCAAACTAACGATACCATCAGAAAAGCCATTAATAGTGGTGCTATTCAGTATACCGACCTTCATTTAAGCCATGTAGCGCAGATGTCCCGTTATGGATTTTTCGGCGGCAAGGTGGATGTGGCTATTGTGGAAGCTTGCGCTATTACCGAAGAAGGCCATATTGTTCCAACAACTTCCCTCGGTAATGCAGCATCCTTTGTGCAAAGTGCTGATTTTGTCATAGTGGAAATCAATACCAGCCAGCCGCTTGAGCTTGAGGGTATGCATGACGTCTATGTGCCGCTTGACCCTCCGAACCGTCAGCCGATACCGCTGGTCAAAGCCAGTGACCGTATTGGCACACCTTATATTCCGTGCGGTCCTGACAAAATAGCTTATATTGTGCCCTGTGATATCAAAGATGACGTTCGTCCGCTGGCAGCCATTGATGATGATGCCAGGGCGATGACTGGTCACCTTATTGATTTTTTACACCACGAGATTAAAGCCGGCCGCATGCCGGTCAATCTGCTGCCCTTACAATCCGGTGTTGGTTCGGTCGCAAACGCGGTTATTGCCGGCCTGGCAGATTCTGACTTTGAAAATCTTACTGTATACACTGAGGTTGTTCAAGACGGCATGTTTGATCTTATTGATGCCGGCAAGCTGATTATTGCCTCAGGTACTTCTCTCACTCCTTCCCCGGATGGCTTAAAACGCCTGTATGATAATATTGCTGAATATCGCAAGAAAATTATTCTCCGGCCGCAGGAAATTGCCAACAACCCGGAAATCGCCCGGCGCCTTGGGGTAATTGCCATGAATACTGCCATTGAATTTGACATCTATGGTCATGTCAATTCCACTCATATTATGGGCACCAAAATGATGAACGGCATCGGCGGTTCAGGCGATTTTGCACGCAATGCCTACTTAACCTGCTTCTTCTCCAATTCAATTGCCAAACAAGGCAGTATTTCTTCCGTTGTTCCCATGTGCTCACACTTTGATCATACAGAACATGATGTTGATGTCTTTATTACCGAACGTGGCATTGCCGACATCCGTGGCTTAAGTCCGAAGGAACGTGCCAGGGTTATTATTGACAACTGCGCTCATCCTGATTATCAGCCAATGCTGCGCGAGTATCTGGAGCGGGCTGAAAAAGCCACCGGCTATGCGCATACACCGCATCTCTTACATGAAGCTTTATCCTGGCATACTCGCTTCCTGGAAACAGGCAGTATGAAATAA
- a CDS encoding acyl-CoA mutase large subunit family protein — translation MAEYTGKVEKAQAKFPERKNLPYNRLYTPLDIEGTDYEQEIGFPGQYPFTRGVQPTMYRGRFWTMRMYAGFSTAEESNKRYRYLLESGGTGLSCAFDLPTQIGYDSDDPIAEGEVGKVGVAIDSLADMEILFDSIDLGKVSTSMTINAPASVLLAMYIAVAEKQGVSPDKLNGTIQNDILKEYAARGTYIFPPKPSMRLITNIFEYCSQHVPNWNTISISGYHIREAGSTASQEIAFTIADGIAYVDAAIKAGLNVDDFAGRLSFFWNAHNNVLEEVAKFRASRRVWAKVMKERFGAQSPKSWMLRVHTQTAGSMLTAQQPDNNIVRVALQTAAAVLGGTQSLHTNSKDEALALPTEDSVRIALRTQQIVAYESGLADVVDPLAGSYYIEAMTNQIEQEAWDYIKKIDDMGGAVVAIEKGYIQREIQESAYKWQMEVENKQRVIVGVNQFQIEEKAVEGLLRVDASVGELQKKKLSDLRARRDNAAVSAALAKLEAGCKDENTNLMPLILEAVKAYATLGEICGVMRKVFGEYEAHVSL, via the coding sequence ATGGCCGAGTACACCGGCAAGGTAGAAAAAGCCCAGGCCAAATTTCCGGAACGCAAAAACTTACCTTACAACAGGCTTTATACTCCCCTTGATATTGAGGGCACCGACTATGAACAAGAGATTGGTTTCCCCGGACAATATCCGTTTACCCGCGGTGTGCAGCCAACTATGTATCGCGGCCGTTTCTGGACCATGCGTATGTATGCCGGCTTTTCCACTGCGGAAGAATCTAACAAACGGTATCGCTACCTGTTAGAGTCCGGCGGCACCGGCTTATCCTGCGCCTTTGACCTGCCGACCCAGATTGGTTATGACTCGGATGATCCGATTGCTGAAGGTGAAGTCGGCAAAGTGGGTGTTGCTATCGACTCACTGGCTGATATGGAAATCCTGTTTGACAGCATTGACCTTGGCAAGGTATCGACATCCATGACGATTAATGCCCCGGCTTCCGTACTGCTGGCTATGTACATTGCCGTTGCTGAAAAACAAGGTGTCAGCCCTGACAAACTCAATGGGACTATCCAAAATGACATTCTGAAAGAATATGCGGCCCGCGGTACTTATATTTTCCCGCCTAAGCCTTCTATGCGGCTTATCACCAATATTTTTGAATATTGCTCACAGCATGTCCCTAACTGGAACACCATCTCTATTTCCGGTTACCATATCCGGGAAGCCGGTTCGACAGCTTCCCAGGAAATCGCTTTCACAATTGCCGACGGTATTGCCTATGTTGATGCTGCCATTAAAGCCGGTTTAAATGTTGACGATTTCGCCGGACGCTTGTCCTTCTTCTGGAATGCTCATAACAATGTACTGGAAGAGGTTGCTAAGTTCCGCGCTTCGCGCCGGGTCTGGGCCAAAGTAATGAAAGAACGTTTTGGTGCGCAGAGCCCCAAATCCTGGATGCTGCGTGTACATACACAAACAGCCGGCTCCATGCTTACCGCGCAACAACCGGATAATAATATTGTCCGCGTTGCTTTGCAAACAGCGGCAGCCGTGCTTGGCGGTACCCAATCCCTGCACACCAATTCCAAAGACGAAGCGCTGGCTTTGCCCACCGAAGATTCGGTACGTATCGCGCTGCGCACCCAGCAAATTGTGGCCTATGAAAGTGGTTTAGCCGATGTGGTTGATCCGCTGGCCGGTTCGTATTACATCGAGGCGATGACCAATCAAATCGAGCAGGAAGCCTGGGATTACATTAAGAAAATTGATGATATGGGCGGCGCTGTTGTGGCTATTGAAAAAGGCTATATTCAGCGTGAAATCCAGGAAAGCGCTTACAAATGGCAAATGGAAGTAGAAAATAAACAGCGCGTTATTGTTGGCGTTAACCAGTTCCAAATTGAAGAAAAGGCGGTAGAAGGTCTTTTACGTGTGGATGCTTCTGTTGGTGAATTACAGAAGAAAAAACTCTCAGACCTCCGCGCCCGCCGGGACAATGCTGCCGTTTCGGCTGCACTTGCTAAACTGGAAGCAGGCTGCAAAGATGAAAATACTAATCTTATGCCGCTTATTCTTGAGGCTGTTAAGGCCTATGCAACTCTTGGAGAAATCTGCGGCGTAATGCGCAAAGTATTCGGCGAATACGAAGCTCATGTAAGCCTATAA
- a CDS encoding cobalamin B12-binding domain-containing protein: MEKRIRVLVAKPGLDGHDRGAKVVARALRDAGFEVIYTGLRQTPEQIVEASLQEDVNVVAISLLSGAHNHLFPRIVELCRQKGMSDVLIIGGGVIPDADIPGLKAAGVAEVFTPGTPTANIVEFIKTTVK, from the coding sequence ATGGAAAAACGTATTAGAGTATTGGTAGCAAAGCCTGGCTTGGACGGTCATGACCGCGGCGCCAAAGTCGTAGCCCGCGCTCTCCGTGATGCTGGATTTGAAGTAATTTATACTGGCCTTCGCCAGACGCCGGAACAAATTGTGGAAGCATCACTGCAAGAAGACGTAAATGTGGTGGCAATCAGCCTGTTATCCGGCGCTCATAATCACCTCTTCCCCCGCATTGTCGAGCTGTGCAGACAAAAAGGCATGTCCGATGTACTTATCATCGGCGGCGGTGTTATTCCCGATGCCGACATTCCGGGACTTAAAGCCGCCGGTGTGGCCGAAGTATTTACTCCAGGCACCCCGACAGCCAATATTGTTGAATTTATCAAAACTACAGTAAAATAA
- the meaB gene encoding methylmalonyl Co-A mutase-associated GTPase MeaB: MNIVEEVLAGSKRALARAITAVENEYDEAAEIMKKLYPHTGNAHVIGITGPPGAGKSTLTDKLAKEYRCQGKTVGIIAVDPTSPFSGGAILGDRIRMNELTLDEGVFIRSMGTRGSLGGLSRKTAEAVKILDASGKDVIFIETVGVGQSEVDIVKAADTTMVMLVPGLGDDIQAIKAGILEIADIFTINKADRDGVDRLNTEIEMMLDLNQTMLAWRPPVKRTVASKGEGITELVATIEEHICHLKQSGQLSARRTERTKNELIALLDEQIGRYILKTVITGGTFDSLVAAIEKREQDPYTVVTDLLRQVLR, from the coding sequence ATGAATATCGTAGAAGAGGTGCTGGCCGGCTCCAAACGAGCCCTGGCCCGCGCTATCACCGCTGTGGAAAATGAGTACGATGAAGCAGCCGAGATTATGAAAAAACTCTATCCCCATACCGGTAATGCACATGTTATCGGCATTACCGGCCCCCCTGGCGCCGGCAAAAGCACCCTTACTGACAAATTGGCCAAAGAATACCGCTGTCAGGGAAAAACCGTGGGGATCATAGCCGTTGACCCAACAAGCCCTTTTTCCGGTGGCGCTATTTTAGGTGACCGTATTCGGATGAATGAACTAACCCTGGATGAAGGGGTATTCATTAGAAGCATGGGAACAAGAGGCAGTCTGGGGGGATTGTCGCGCAAGACCGCGGAAGCTGTAAAAATATTAGATGCTTCAGGCAAGGATGTTATTTTTATTGAGACCGTGGGTGTCGGCCAGTCCGAAGTCGACATTGTTAAAGCCGCCGATACCACCATGGTAATGCTGGTACCAGGCCTGGGTGATGATATTCAGGCGATTAAAGCCGGTATTTTAGAAATTGCCGACATATTTACCATCAATAAAGCGGACAGAGATGGCGTAGACCGGTTAAATACTGAAATTGAGATGATGCTGGACTTAAATCAGACCATGCTGGCATGGCGGCCGCCGGTAAAACGGACGGTAGCCAGTAAAGGGGAAGGCATCACCGAGCTTGTTGCCACCATTGAAGAGCATATTTGCCATCTGAAACAATCAGGACAGCTGTCCGCCAGGCGTACAGAACGTACGAAAAATGAACTTATTGCTTTACTGGATGAACAAATCGGCCGGTATATACTTAAGACCGTTATCACCGGCGGTACCTTCGACTCGTTAGTGGCGGCCATCGAAAAGCGGGAGCAAGACCCGTACACCGTAGTTACAGATTTATTGCGCCAAGTGCTGCGCTGA
- the mce gene encoding methylmalonyl-CoA epimerase produces MSQECKSGVNARKFEVLKVDHIGIAVKDMEQAKKFYTEVLGMTAMGEEVVEEQKVKVCFIPCGDSEVELLESTSPDGPVAKFIEKNGEGIQHVALRVDNIEAALADLKEQGVRLIDQAPRYGAGGASIAFIHPKATGGILLELSERK; encoded by the coding sequence ATGTCCCAAGAGTGTAAATCAGGCGTAAACGCCCGTAAATTCGAGGTCCTCAAAGTTGATCATATTGGTATTGCAGTAAAAGACATGGAACAAGCCAAGAAATTTTACACAGAAGTGCTTGGCATGACAGCTATGGGTGAAGAAGTTGTGGAAGAGCAAAAGGTAAAAGTATGCTTTATTCCCTGCGGCGACAGTGAAGTGGAATTGTTAGAATCAACTTCTCCGGATGGTCCTGTAGCTAAATTCATTGAAAAGAACGGCGAAGGCATTCAACACGTAGCCCTGCGTGTTGACAACATTGAGGCTGCTCTTGCGGACCTTAAAGAGCAAGGTGTTCGCCTTATCGACCAGGCGCCGCGCTATGGCGCCGGCGGTGCCAGCATTGCTTTCATTCATCCAAAAGCAACCGGCGGCATTTTACTCGAATTGTCTGAACGCAAGTAA